The nucleotide window ttttcaagcgGCTAATGTCAGTCaattatagtaaatttttaaaacaggaGTTGAGTACGACTTTAAAATttaccaatatttaattaaaaattacatatatttttttattttagtaccaatatacaattttacaaaaaaaaaaatattacaaataattaatactatGTAAACCGCAGTGGTTTGTCACTAGCGCTAAAGTGACTATCTTGTGTACATAAGTAATGTTTTAGCTTGtgcttaatgttttttttgtgttatgcATTTTACCAAACCTGTAgttcattcatttaaaattggatgtgttaattttttctaatCTTGAATTTTTACCTATATAGGAAATCTTAAAGAAATGATGAATCATTTTAAAGATCGTCACCCTCAGAACTGCAACGTTAACCTGGAAACAGGTGTAGAACTATGCAATGTTTCCATTAATGAAGATGAGCGATTTCTCTACTTGGTTCAACAAGGCAATCTACTTTTTATCGTTACCATGAAGATTGATACTTTACAAAAAGTAGCTTATTGGGTTGTACAGCACATTGGCAGTAAAAAAGCCGCACAACagaatatttatgaaattcatATTTCAAGTAAGCAAGATCCCAGAAGACAAGTGATATTCATTGATCATTGTTATAATGATACTTTATCAGCAGATGCTGTTTACCGTCTTGGCAAATGTGGTATTTTACCTTTGGATatgttttcacattttattcttaacaaaaaattttctttcaaagtTATCATTAAAAGAGGTCCACCTAAACCTAAAAGGTTTGATAAGTCCAATAATTCTAATGAAAATAAGCAGCCTAATGTTTCCAAGTATCCCAAACCAAAAACTGGTAATGTTCAGCGTCATAAGAGCCCAGGTCCTGCAAAGCAACATAACGCTGGttccaaaaaataaagaatgtcCATTGCTTGAAATAATCTctaaattttgataatttcttttattctttataagctaaaaaaaatattttactttgctTTCTATTGTTGtcaatattaaatcttttgtatAAAAGCAAGCCAGAGACATAGATTTCGTTGTCCACCTTCTTGCACAAGCCCACATCCAGAACTACCGCTGGATTGCCAatggtaattttatattaaaggaatttaaaattattatattcttaattATGTTAACATAGTGAACTGTTTaagttattgaataatatctattttatgttttatatgaatCTGTTAGATATAGGATATGTATCAAACCTGTAAGTACGATTATTACAACAAtgtatctaaaaaaatattaatcgttttggtttaattttccCATTGAATTGCATCTGTATCATGTTTCATTTACAATACTAGTGGTCACCCGCGAATTAGAAGAttgcaaaaaaacaaactgttTCTCTGTATTGGGGTTATAAAGTTGTTATCGGTCTTCAGAGGCATTAAGCCACGTAAAAAAATGATGGCAAACAGTTCGCAGATGTAAGTACCAGTTCCTTTCCttgatatttttctatgaCAGAGTAAAAATAGAAGGGGAAGGATGAGAAGAAAATTGGAATGCAGGCTTTGGCACCTCACACACAGATGcataaaattacgttttttatgtctgaagtcatttttataatcgaCTAGCTGTGGCTTGCgattccgtctgcgcggaattacaaaaaaaacttattaagtaacctatatgttcttccagactatggtctacatgtatgccaaatttcatcgagatccgttgagccgttctagagataccttcaaacaaaacttcatccatccatccatgtatctaaacattcgctttaCAATAGTATGATTAggggtatgttccgatatacactgcgagcactgcacagtgctatcactgtagCAATATTCGTTCCGTTATGGACTGCCAGTATACTGTCGCAGTACcctagggaaatatatgacgtcataaatcgccgccatattctactgtgagcactggcgttttcgaggtaaggtactcgcagtaccttgatcacgtgatcagtcaaaaccacTCGAGTGCCTGacatcttataaacaaagctacagtttaatcagaaaatgttaaagttctgtaattagtttggattaataaataaaacaatggaagaattgcaaaaattaaccttattagactgtgttgataatgaaaaacatattcttttttatgaaaaagtacttatttttattacattataaattcaatttataattaatattaattaaaatatttttaatttgacagtactccaaaacagtttttttttatgtactagaaaacttgaatacactcATTTGAATGTTGCGTCGAAAAATGCGGCTGACAGTATACGAgattgcgttccgttttaaactcagatgaagaattatatagatatgacacGCGCGTTCACcggtaagggacagatagagagtactatagactatacctatatataagtaaaaggattggggttaccagttatttgttttgtcccgaaaatgaataattacgatataatttaatatagaccaatttatatcatcatcatcatcatcatcatcagctcactatacgtccccaccaaggggctcggagcctaccccaagttaggggtgacaaggccatagtcaaccacgctggccaagtgcgggttggttgacttcacacatatcattgaatttcttctcagatatgtgcaggttgcatcacgatgttttccttcaccgtaagaacgtcggataaatgtacatatgtgaatcgaaaatcgaaaaacacattggtacatggcgggatttgaaccctggacctgcagattgcaagtcaagtgcttaacccctgagccaccgacgctctcaataaaataaatttatatattcccaattaaattgtaattaataaacgtaataaatataaaaacaatgcgtaatttttgtttatgtgactaagattacgtaaacagatttttttagtaatacttagtcaggtcataaattctgtcacatgtttaatataaaataattgaaacaagtttattcattatgtgaccatttatataccaaattgaacttaacaaaaaatagattcttatgacactaaagtttattcaaaatgacatccgtgattttgaatacaggccttcaatctgctcggccagtcgtctatcacagcacgaacgaggtccatgtcaatatcggcggctgccttaatcaaggatgtcttgagtgactccaaaaaaagaatttcccgatatttttttcccgcgtaccgcttcaacaaagcgcggcatctcttcagtcttaggtccattagacgagcattcacacgatgtcctatttttcttcgatatgcacgaagccctaagtcttcataaaaagctacaaaaaacataccaatattatagtcatatacacaggtgggcacagttaatcgaaaagttaacttcgttaatcgttaatccgttaattaaaaaattaacttcgttaatcgttaaagcgttaaattctcgaaaatttaacgcaagttaaagttaatcgttaacagttaaccataccaaaattatacatactaatttcacacttatgtggcgacacatgtttaaaatagtaatttgactatacatttatagaatgtacacattagtattagagacaagtatgaatgcattatagtatatttcattacgagtgcgaaAAGCCTGTCACTgtaaagagttccgacaaatgtccaCCCgcgccgaggcgcagccgaaggtgagggttgacagttggaacaagttgtaatgacagtttcgcacgtgtactaaacaactatttttgatacagttgcgaaaaaatgaagcaatttaatagaaaaataaaaaaaaaacaacaaactcaacaaactaaaatgtttggaaaatggcgccaaccgtaaaagaatacaaacagagatttcttttgttttcttcacccattctgggtaggcaaagggaactatgcccaaacaaccaagtcttcaatagattattttaattgatatgaaatgaaaatgaaatttaatgagatgaaataaaatggaaactaacctaattcattgtatcaaaacattagaagcttctttttagaaatatttgcatgaatcataaaaacttcaattttttttttgtaaaaacttcttggttggttattctttttaacagacattattttgaaagttGGGAAAGACAAGTttagaaaagctaaagaaaaaagcacgagtaaaaaagtgttttaatacagttgctcaaaaagtggcgtattgcagggacgaagagcgttcggaatatGTGTTATTACATActcatgcttttatatactcgtaatgaaatatactatttcgaaccttcttttgattttgtcctgttggtcacgtctttcccggacgctctgatgcatacacttgcacgcgaatttcacatttatcaattatcaactcgttcgttcaccattcgggtcgccgacagtcgcacAACATAGCTGAaattacgagcgtggcgtggcgcgtaatttaaacaaaatgacagcacgtctcaaagtttctaatttaatgattaacggacttttattaacggaagttgagtttaacggaagttaacaaaagcgttaacactttttaaagttaacttaaaagttaatccgttaagcaaaatgttaacttcgttaattaacgattaacggattaacgagttaatgcccagctctggtcatataattttaaattactctgtatatcattacagtgaacactacatgtaaaactacttaatattaaactattttgattgtaatttctaagaaacaaaatttacatgggacaaattaaaaagcatactctttaaaatcaacgggataagaaagtatcaaatatttaaaaacacagcatataccagaattaaaaactccttttaaaatctgttgaaaatagtataaaaaatgtgaattgtttcatttatatacattatacatactacaatttatttcccctaaattcagggtaatttttacaacaagatggtggtattatttttacgggtaataaccaaccaatttgaaaagaagtttaatatggccgcttgtttcccagatctacagtatattatttgacacaaatgacatctgcgtttgggcgcataatgttcgaaaaatactattttattttagctaattttacccgtaatttaacatattagtcattacaaagactgtaaaaaacaactagtttgtattttcttccttattttgtataaatacatgtgaataagtgcgtagtttcagtacttacgattgaaaggttatgtttttctcttttcgctgactacggcttttacaaccaacaataaagcagtataccatgttttatacacttgatctcactaaaactgtaatatcaaaatatttttgcacaattacagccactaagtactcacaattttcgaaaaatagtacgaatgtcaaactttgttagggacaacctaggttgcttgtaggggacaacctttgttccaaacaaactccaaagcctggtacgcagaaagggacagaagatagttatccctgtctttgtcacgtcacaggaattgggtataactgtatctctctcactcacggtattattattaccgtgtcatagacttggttttaaatcgtaaccagtataactggctataaaggaacggcttcacagtatactgaattgacgtcacactcTATAGTGGTCGCAgtacctccgtgaagttggccccctcactttcatttttttaacttttttttacgcaaatcgtttgagaatcgtttgagagggtttgagagaaaagaaatatcgtttgagagttcctactttctccgtaaaaacaatttcaaattctagtgttaagttggccccctcactttacttttttttatttttttcaatgcgaatcgttagagagtcgtttgagagacattaagagaaaagaaatatcgtttgagagtttttactttttctgtaataaatattttaattctgggcatcgaaagttacaaatcgattttcttttttttccgaattaaatatggcaatcatgcacttggacatttcaaatttattgtgtaggtagagaatggtaagagagtgattgagaaaaaagagaaatcgtttgagagttaatactttttcttaaatatatatttcaatttcggaatcgaaagttacagatcggttttcctttgctccgaaataaatatggcaatcatgcacttggacgtttcaaatttattgtgtaggtagagaatggtaagagagtgattgagagaaaagagaaatcgtttgagagttaatactttttctgaaatatatatttcaatgtcggaatcgaaagttacagatcggttttcctttgctccgaaataaatatagcaatcatgcacttggacgtttcaaatttattgtgtaggtagagaatggtaagagagtgattgagagaaaagagaaatcgtttgagagttaatactttttctgaaatatatatttcaatgtcggaatcgaaagtaacaaatcgattttccttttttccgaattaaatatagcaatcatgcacttagacgattcaaatttataatgtaggtagagaatggtaagagagtgattgagagaaaagagaaatcgtttgaaagttaatactttttctgaaatatatatttcaatgtcggaatcgaaagtaacaaatcgattttccttttttccgaattaaatatagcaatcatgcacttagacgattcaaatttatggtgtaggtagagaatggtaatatagtgattgagagaaaacagaaatcgtttgagatgtaagactttttttgaaataaatatttcaatatcggaatcgaaagttacaaatcgattttccttttatttcgaattaaatatggcaatcatgcactaagacgtttcaaatttattgtgtaggtagagaatgcttagagagtgattgagagaaaagagaaatcgtttgagagttaatactttttctgaaatatatatttcaatgtcggaatcgaaagttacaaatcgattttccttttatttcgaattaaatatggcaatcatgcacttggacgtttcaaatttattgtgtaggtagagaatggtaagagagtgattgagagaaaagagaaatcgtttgagagttaatactttttctgaaatatatatttcaatttctgaatcgaaagtaacaaatcgattttccttttttccgaattaaatatggcaatcatgcacttagatgatttaaatttatggtgtagacagagaatggtaatagagtgattgagagaaaagagaaatcgtttgagagttaatactttttctgaaaaatatatttcaatgtcggaatcgaaagttacaaatcgattttccttttatttcgaatttaaatatggcaatcatgcactaagacgtttcaaatttattgtgtaggtagagaattcttagagagtgattgagagaaaagagaaattgtttgagagttaatacttttcctgaaataaatatttcaatttctgaatcgaaagtaacaaatcgattttccttttttccgaattaaatatggcaatcatgcacttagacgtttcaaatttactgtgtaggtagagaatggtaagagagtgattaagtgaaaagagaaatcgtttgagagttgatacttttcctgaaataaatatttcactgtcggaatcgaaagttacaaatcgattttcctttgtttcgaattaaatatgggaaTCATGAGGataaacgattcaaatttactgtgtaggtagagaattgttatagattgatttaaagaaaagagaaatcgtttgagagttaatactttttctgaaataaatatttcaatttttgagatttgtaagtttttgaaaatcgatttgttacttacaattccgaaattgaaatatttatttcaggaaaagtatctactctcaaacgatttctcttttctctcaatcactgccTAATCATTCTAtacctatacaaaaaatttgaaacgtctaagtgcatgattgacatatttaattcggaaaaaaggaaaatcgatttgttactttcgattcagaaattgtaatatttatttcaggaaaagaattaactctcaaacgatttctcttttctctcaatcactctcttaccattctctacctacacaataaatttgaaacgtccaagtgcatgattgccatatttaattcgaaataaaaggaaaatcgatttgttactttcgattccgacattgaaatatatatttcagaaaaagtattaactctcaaacgatttctcttttctctcaatcactctcttaccattctctacctacacaataaatttgaaacgtccaagtgcatgattgccatatttaattcgaaataaaaggaaaatcgatttgtaactttcgattccgacattgaaatatatttttcagaaaaagtattaactctcaaacgatttctcttttctctcaatcactctattaccattctctgtctacaccataaatttaaatcatctaagtgcatgattgccatatttaattcggaaaaaaggaaaaccgatctgtaactttcgattccgacattgaaatatatatttcagaaaaagtattaactctcaaactatttctgttttctctcaatcactctattaccattctctgtctacaccataaatttaaatcatctaagtgcatgattgccatatttaattcggaaaaaaggaaaatcgatttgttactttcgattcagaaattgaaatatttatttcagaaaaagtattaactctcaaacgatttctcttttctctcaatcactctcttaccattctctacctacacaataaatttgaaacgtccaagtgcatgattgccatatttaattcgaaataaaaggaaaatcgatttgttactttcgattccgacattgaaatatatatttcagaaaaagtattaactctcaaacgatttctcttttctctcaatcactctctaagcattctctacctacacaataaatttgaaacgtcttagtgcatgattgccatatttaattcgaaataaaaggaaaatcgatttgtaactttcgattccgatattgaaatatttatttcaaaaaaagtcttacatctcaaacgatttctgttttctctcaatcactatattaccattctctacctacaccataaatttgaatcgtctaagtgcatgattgctatatttaattcggaaaaaaggaaaatcgatttgttactttcgattccgacattgaaatatatatttcagaaaaagtattaactttcaaacgatttctcttttctctcaatcactctcttaccattctctacctacattataaatttgaatcgtctaagtgcatgattgctatatttaattcggaaaaaaggaaaatcgatttgttactttcgattccgacattgaaatatatatttcagaaaaagtattaactctcaaacgatttctcttttctctcaatcactctcttaccattctctacctacacaataaatttgaaacgtccaagtgcatgattgctatatttatttcggagcaaaggaaaaccgatctgtaactttcgattccgacattgaaatatatatttcagaaaaagtattaactctcaaacgatttctcttttctctcaatcactctcttaccattctctacctacacaataaatttgaaacgtccaagtgcatgattgccatatttatttcggagcaaaggaaaaccgatctgtaactttcgattccgaaattgaaatatatatttaagaaaaagtattaactctcaaacgatttctcttttttctcaatcactctcttaccattctctacctacacaataaatttgaaatgtccaagtgcatgattgccatatttaattcggaaaaaaaagaaaatcgatttgtaactttcgatgcccagaattaaaatatttattacagaaaaagtaaaaactctcaaacgatatttcttttctcttaatgtctctcaaacgactctctaacgattcgcattgaaaaaaataaaaaaaagtaaagtgagggggccaacttaacactagaatttgaaattgtttttacggagaaagtaggaactctcaaacgatatttcttttctctcaaaccctctcaaacgattctcaaacgatttgcgtaaaaaaaagttaaaaaaatgaaagtgagggggccaacttcacggaggtggTCGCAGTGTATATCGGAACACACCCTAGGTTagatgatttataaaaattttacatactcTGTGGTGCCTTTAGTAAGATTCAGTTACAGTCAGTTACAGTTCAGTTACAGTCATCTGAGGTTACAGTATTCTTTTTATTGGAACATCTGTCAATGTCTGATTGTCAAACATTTAAACGATcagaaatgttttgaaatttaaatttgttacaaatattttttttcctttaatttatccactttaatatacaataatactAGTAATAAGTAACACAAAGGCCATATAAAACTGTCTGGTTGTTATCGTATCGAGGTAATTTAACAATGGATGAAAAAAGTGTTCAGAACTATTCAACATTAAGAGAAGATCCAGAAGTTCTTTTGCaatttgttaacaaatattgtacagttgaactaataaaaaacaccTCATTTTCGGGGTTTGTCCATTCTATAGATCCCATATCTAaaaggtaaattttattaaccttcaattacatttttctattttattgtttttatgtatgtacaaaGCTTTTTGTCTACAAGATTGTAACGGAATAGTTCATTTATCGCATTCTTAGCATAACCTCCCTCTTTTTCTCTTTAAGacatgttttatgtatatttattatgtgttcttttatgTACATTAGATTTTGTTCCTAATAAATACTCTAAAAATactcttcttttgttttagtattattCTAGCGGTACCATTTGAGAATAGTTTCCAAATAACACTGTTACCTGGTCATGCAATTACAAATCTGTTTGAAAGTAATCAAGAAAAGTTGACATCACCATTTCAAAAACTGAAAGATGAGATCTCTAACAATGATATTGCTGCCAGAAAATCTAAAGTAATGGATTGGTTCAAAGTAAACCTACTAACAGTGACGGAGTTGAatgataatattgtatttggaAATGTCTCAATATTACCTCCATACAGTGTTACTGATATTTGTACAGACAATCCCATGGTTGCAATGCAAGTTAGAAAAATCATTGAAAGAATGCCTGATGACTaaagttgtaattaaaaaattaaaactattgttaTAATCACAgttgcaaatttatttatttaataagttttaaagttatttttattgacatttcttaatttaaatcttttcttGTATCAAAAACTATGTTGACTTCTGTAGTTTTGACTGACAgagtaaagtaaattttttttgtaggtatattttttcattgtgTCTTTCTGTAGTGTAAAAGgcttaatgtatttattttatttgttctttattcttatattttaCTCCTGGTTGTCACAAGATTATTGATGacaaaaaatctgaaaatCTCACTTTATCCCTATGCCATGAAATAGGTCCAACCATTTATGCTATGATGTTCTCTGATATATCCAATGACGAATCTAATATCAcgaatcttattaatattataaatgaaaatgtttagatggatggatgtttgaaggtatcaccggaATGACTGAaatgatcttgatgaaatttggccaGATGTAGATTTTTCTCTGAAAGGACACCTAAGGATGCTACTCATTAAactttctttaattccgcgcaggcgtagtcgcgggcgacaggtagtatatcatatataagaaaatttacACTAGTTCTGGGTTAAAGAAAGTATAatgatgtaaatttaaatataccctgtagtgtttgtgtctatggaatagatacaattcactgtctcatgtaccacactggaatggacagctgtctctgggtagttgagtgacgaacgcggtacgaagcggacgtgcgcctgcgctccagtgtggtagtggtgagccagtgtctgtccttaatcatctttagggaccctatggtcctacaaatggcgacgaggtgaaaaaaaaaaaaaaaaaaaaaaaaaacaaaatagaaaattgctaactttaaaaaattaattgtaaaaaaaaaaaaaacgattgaaattattgtaaattattataccttcgagtacttacaatatcaatcttcataagtgtaagaaacgtcaataaaaggcggggtcaacgggtggcctgatttatttgtaaagatgttttaaatctgttatattaatctactcactatttggtcatcaaatattctctgtaacgagacacatcaaatgctacaataagtatcaactgacatatttattttgttcataaataattatatttctggcaAAGGTATTTGTGAATCTTCTTCAACGAACCGTTCTAGGATCTAAGACAGTGTCATACGAAATATGggtctattatctattaactgcaactaagtatttcacgtaaaatgacaggtacaggccgtattttgaaaatcggctatcattttaactaaaactagcttttacccgcgactttgtccgcgcggaataaaaagatagaaaacggggtaaagattatcctatgtccgtttcctggttctgagctgcctgcccaccaattttcagtaaaatcgattcagccgttcttgagttataaatggtgtaactaatacgactttcttttatatatatagataatacagaTATGTAGTGCTCTGgatatccattaaattggatatatgaatgcgtaaataggtaaacctaataaggtaaggtaaaatagtattgaaaagtatacatttataatttggatttctattacattagagatattctaaactattttattacattgtacaaaatgaaattcattagattgaatttaatgtgtctcggacttcttttaaataagaagcattagtaaaaacaaaagaacttttattaaattgaaggtattttagattttagatttaaatcgaacattttcagtaggaagcagctgatattgcaacgactgctaaaaagagacgtacattattacaatagcgaagataatttgtttgtttacaacaaaaaaaagtatacgctaaaacgagaaaaaatgaagaaagagatagaataattgtgttagtgtaattatgatttttgcgtatatcgaaagattgttttaaaattaatagaatgtcgttgaaaataagtcaaaacatattcttactaattgactataacgattttataggtgataagaaagatagaagacatcacccgcaatcggttgtttt belongs to Papilio machaon chromosome 10, ilPapMach1.1, whole genome shotgun sequence and includes:
- the LOC106718167 gene encoding uncharacterized protein LOC106718167 → MDEKSVQNYSTLREDPEVLLQFVNKYCTVELIKNTSFSGFVHSIDPISKSIILAVPFENSFQITLLPGHAITNLFESNQEKLTSPFQKLKDEISNNDIAARKSKVMDWFKVNLLTVTELNDNIVFGNVSILPPYSVTDICTDNPMVAMQVRKIIERMPDD